Proteins encoded within one genomic window of Eleutherodactylus coqui strain aEleCoq1 chromosome 1, aEleCoq1.hap1, whole genome shotgun sequence:
- the SPATS2 gene encoding spermatogenesis-associated serine-rich protein 2 isoform X1: MGYSTPHIIRVPLGLILCTCCICLDPIGFVFDVQSNTVMAQGGSYENMKEKINAVRSVVPNKSNNEIILVLQHFDNCVDRTVQAFMEGNAVEVLKEWTVLGKKKNKKKKTKPKAEPTPAANTVDPGKVAPAEGEQSAASADKSGLNGYHINGSTNDTESVDSFSEGIDALSLDARELEDSEPTTPDVSDHSASTFHNGRPELELKLNASHLPPNLQQKHGSSDYRHNKTRSGSVSSSQSLSSSVAEDVHLSQGSRKLGANIEKSVKDLQRCSVSLARYRIVVKEEMDSSIKKMKQTFSELQTCLMDREVALLAEMDKVKAEAMAILASRQKKAEELKKLTDVAVRMSEEQLAELRADIKHFVSERKYDEEMGRAARFTADLETLKKSVESFGQVSHPKNNYSARSRCCSLTSPSDASAPSTPVLSSAPSLTSTNRKPTATGDSAPSHNVTRQNQPPRQGYQMNKRQGQGYRPQGPRQNYNTNNARYDNANRNRNSSWYHSNPRNQGYPQTQRPPSDRISTTHPSGTNGPAATPESVQIGVLDPENKALPQRKPRANPASAS, encoded by the exons ATGGGGTACAGTACCCCCCACATCATACGTGTACCACTAGGGCTCATTCTCTGTACTTGCTGCATCTGCTTAG ATCCTATAGGCTTTGTCTTTGACGTCCAGTCAAATACTGTCATGGCTCAAGGGGGCTCGTATGAGAATATGAAGGAAAAG ATTAATGCCGTCCGTTCTGTTGTCCCCAACAAGAGTAACAATGAGATCATCCTGGTGCTCCAGCACTTTGATAACTGCGTGGACAGGACCGTACAAGCTTTCATGGAGG GCAATGCAGTGGAAGTTTTAAAAGAGTGGACCGTTCTGGGCAAGAAGAAG AACAAGAAGAAGAAGACTAAGCCCAAAGCTGAACCCACACCCGCCGCCAATACAGTGGACCCTGGGAAGGTAGCGCCTGCGGAAGGGGAGCAGAGCGCAGCATCTGCTGACAAAAGTGGACTCAATGGCTACCACATTAATGGTTCCACCAATGACACCGAGTCGGTGGATTCATTCAGTGAAGGCATAGACGCACTTTCTTTAGATGCCAGAGAGCTAGAAGACTCTGAGCCAACTACTCCTGATGTGTCCGATCACTCGG CCTCCACGTTTCATAATGGCCGTCCCGAACTAGAGCTCAAACTGAACGCATCTCACCTTCCTCCGAATCTGCAACAGAAACATGGCTCTTCGGACTATAGGCACAACAAGACTCGCTCCGGAAGTGTGTCTAGCTCTCAGTCATTATCTTCATCTGTAGCAGAGGATGTCCACTTATCCCAAGGATCGAGGAAGCTTG GTGCTAATATTGAGAAGTCTGTGAAGGACCTGCAGCGCTGCTCTGTGTCCCTGGCACGGTATCGTATCGTTGTAAAGGAAGAAATGGATTCCTCCATCAAGAAGATGAAGCAAACCTTTTCAGAGCTGCAAACCTG CCTCATGGATAGAGAAGTGGCATTACTAGCTGAAATGGATAAGGTGAAAGCGGAAGCAA TGGCGATCTTGGCCAGCCGTCAGAAGAAGGCAGAAGAGCTGAAGAAGCTGACCGATGTTGCTGTGCGGATGTCTGAAGAGCAGTTGGCAGAGCTTCGTGCAGACATCAAG CATTTCGTCAGCGAGAGGAAGTATGATGAGGAAATGGGCCGTGCTGCAAGGTTCACAGCTGATCTTGAGACTCTGAAGAAAAGCGTGGAGTCCTTTGGACAAG TGTCCCATCCAAAGAACAATTATTCTGCCCGCTCTCGGTGTTGCTCCTTAACTAGTCCCAGTGATGCCTCCGCTCCGTCCACCCCAGTCTTGTCTTCTGCTCCCAGCCTTACATCTACCAATCGAAAGCCTACAGCCACAGGAGACTCTGCTCCCAGTCATAATGTTACAAGGCAGAACCAACCACCCAGACAG GGGTATCAAATGAATAAAAGGCAAGGGCAGGGCTACCGACCTCAGGGCCCACGGCAAAACTACAACACTAACAATGCAAGATATGATAATGCTAATCGCAACCGGAACAGCTCCTGGTACCATTCTAACCCTCGAAACCAAGGCTATCCACAGACGCAACGTCCACCCAGTGACCGGATATCTACTACCCATCCCTCTGGAACCAATGGACCTGCTGCCACTCCCGAGTCCGTCCAAATAGGGGTCTTGGATCCTGAAAACAAAGCTCTACCGCAGCGTAAACCGCGAGCGAACCCTGCATCAGCTTCCTGA
- the SPATS2 gene encoding spermatogenesis-associated serine-rich protein 2 isoform X2 — protein MSRKHSNKDPIGFVFDVQSNTVMAQGGSYENMKEKINAVRSVVPNKSNNEIILVLQHFDNCVDRTVQAFMEGNAVEVLKEWTVLGKKKNKKKKTKPKAEPTPAANTVDPGKVAPAEGEQSAASADKSGLNGYHINGSTNDTESVDSFSEGIDALSLDARELEDSEPTTPDVSDHSASTFHNGRPELELKLNASHLPPNLQQKHGSSDYRHNKTRSGSVSSSQSLSSSVAEDVHLSQGSRKLGANIEKSVKDLQRCSVSLARYRIVVKEEMDSSIKKMKQTFSELQTCLMDREVALLAEMDKVKAEAMAILASRQKKAEELKKLTDVAVRMSEEQLAELRADIKHFVSERKYDEEMGRAARFTADLETLKKSVESFGQVSHPKNNYSARSRCCSLTSPSDASAPSTPVLSSAPSLTSTNRKPTATGDSAPSHNVTRQNQPPRQGYQMNKRQGQGYRPQGPRQNYNTNNARYDNANRNRNSSWYHSNPRNQGYPQTQRPPSDRISTTHPSGTNGPAATPESVQIGVLDPENKALPQRKPRANPASAS, from the exons ATCCTATAGGCTTTGTCTTTGACGTCCAGTCAAATACTGTCATGGCTCAAGGGGGCTCGTATGAGAATATGAAGGAAAAG ATTAATGCCGTCCGTTCTGTTGTCCCCAACAAGAGTAACAATGAGATCATCCTGGTGCTCCAGCACTTTGATAACTGCGTGGACAGGACCGTACAAGCTTTCATGGAGG GCAATGCAGTGGAAGTTTTAAAAGAGTGGACCGTTCTGGGCAAGAAGAAG AACAAGAAGAAGAAGACTAAGCCCAAAGCTGAACCCACACCCGCCGCCAATACAGTGGACCCTGGGAAGGTAGCGCCTGCGGAAGGGGAGCAGAGCGCAGCATCTGCTGACAAAAGTGGACTCAATGGCTACCACATTAATGGTTCCACCAATGACACCGAGTCGGTGGATTCATTCAGTGAAGGCATAGACGCACTTTCTTTAGATGCCAGAGAGCTAGAAGACTCTGAGCCAACTACTCCTGATGTGTCCGATCACTCGG CCTCCACGTTTCATAATGGCCGTCCCGAACTAGAGCTCAAACTGAACGCATCTCACCTTCCTCCGAATCTGCAACAGAAACATGGCTCTTCGGACTATAGGCACAACAAGACTCGCTCCGGAAGTGTGTCTAGCTCTCAGTCATTATCTTCATCTGTAGCAGAGGATGTCCACTTATCCCAAGGATCGAGGAAGCTTG GTGCTAATATTGAGAAGTCTGTGAAGGACCTGCAGCGCTGCTCTGTGTCCCTGGCACGGTATCGTATCGTTGTAAAGGAAGAAATGGATTCCTCCATCAAGAAGATGAAGCAAACCTTTTCAGAGCTGCAAACCTG CCTCATGGATAGAGAAGTGGCATTACTAGCTGAAATGGATAAGGTGAAAGCGGAAGCAA TGGCGATCTTGGCCAGCCGTCAGAAGAAGGCAGAAGAGCTGAAGAAGCTGACCGATGTTGCTGTGCGGATGTCTGAAGAGCAGTTGGCAGAGCTTCGTGCAGACATCAAG CATTTCGTCAGCGAGAGGAAGTATGATGAGGAAATGGGCCGTGCTGCAAGGTTCACAGCTGATCTTGAGACTCTGAAGAAAAGCGTGGAGTCCTTTGGACAAG TGTCCCATCCAAAGAACAATTATTCTGCCCGCTCTCGGTGTTGCTCCTTAACTAGTCCCAGTGATGCCTCCGCTCCGTCCACCCCAGTCTTGTCTTCTGCTCCCAGCCTTACATCTACCAATCGAAAGCCTACAGCCACAGGAGACTCTGCTCCCAGTCATAATGTTACAAGGCAGAACCAACCACCCAGACAG GGGTATCAAATGAATAAAAGGCAAGGGCAGGGCTACCGACCTCAGGGCCCACGGCAAAACTACAACACTAACAATGCAAGATATGATAATGCTAATCGCAACCGGAACAGCTCCTGGTACCATTCTAACCCTCGAAACCAAGGCTATCCACAGACGCAACGTCCACCCAGTGACCGGATATCTACTACCCATCCCTCTGGAACCAATGGACCTGCTGCCACTCCCGAGTCCGTCCAAATAGGGGTCTTGGATCCTGAAAACAAAGCTCTACCGCAGCGTAAACCGCGAGCGAACCCTGCATCAGCTTCCTGA
- the SPATS2 gene encoding spermatogenesis-associated serine-rich protein 2 isoform X3: MAQGGSYENMKEKINAVRSVVPNKSNNEIILVLQHFDNCVDRTVQAFMEGNAVEVLKEWTVLGKKKNKKKKTKPKAEPTPAANTVDPGKVAPAEGEQSAASADKSGLNGYHINGSTNDTESVDSFSEGIDALSLDARELEDSEPTTPDVSDHSASTFHNGRPELELKLNASHLPPNLQQKHGSSDYRHNKTRSGSVSSSQSLSSSVAEDVHLSQGSRKLGANIEKSVKDLQRCSVSLARYRIVVKEEMDSSIKKMKQTFSELQTCLMDREVALLAEMDKVKAEAMAILASRQKKAEELKKLTDVAVRMSEEQLAELRADIKHFVSERKYDEEMGRAARFTADLETLKKSVESFGQVSHPKNNYSARSRCCSLTSPSDASAPSTPVLSSAPSLTSTNRKPTATGDSAPSHNVTRQNQPPRQGYQMNKRQGQGYRPQGPRQNYNTNNARYDNANRNRNSSWYHSNPRNQGYPQTQRPPSDRISTTHPSGTNGPAATPESVQIGVLDPENKALPQRKPRANPASAS, encoded by the exons ATGGCTCAAGGGGGCTCGTATGAGAATATGAAGGAAAAG ATTAATGCCGTCCGTTCTGTTGTCCCCAACAAGAGTAACAATGAGATCATCCTGGTGCTCCAGCACTTTGATAACTGCGTGGACAGGACCGTACAAGCTTTCATGGAGG GCAATGCAGTGGAAGTTTTAAAAGAGTGGACCGTTCTGGGCAAGAAGAAG AACAAGAAGAAGAAGACTAAGCCCAAAGCTGAACCCACACCCGCCGCCAATACAGTGGACCCTGGGAAGGTAGCGCCTGCGGAAGGGGAGCAGAGCGCAGCATCTGCTGACAAAAGTGGACTCAATGGCTACCACATTAATGGTTCCACCAATGACACCGAGTCGGTGGATTCATTCAGTGAAGGCATAGACGCACTTTCTTTAGATGCCAGAGAGCTAGAAGACTCTGAGCCAACTACTCCTGATGTGTCCGATCACTCGG CCTCCACGTTTCATAATGGCCGTCCCGAACTAGAGCTCAAACTGAACGCATCTCACCTTCCTCCGAATCTGCAACAGAAACATGGCTCTTCGGACTATAGGCACAACAAGACTCGCTCCGGAAGTGTGTCTAGCTCTCAGTCATTATCTTCATCTGTAGCAGAGGATGTCCACTTATCCCAAGGATCGAGGAAGCTTG GTGCTAATATTGAGAAGTCTGTGAAGGACCTGCAGCGCTGCTCTGTGTCCCTGGCACGGTATCGTATCGTTGTAAAGGAAGAAATGGATTCCTCCATCAAGAAGATGAAGCAAACCTTTTCAGAGCTGCAAACCTG CCTCATGGATAGAGAAGTGGCATTACTAGCTGAAATGGATAAGGTGAAAGCGGAAGCAA TGGCGATCTTGGCCAGCCGTCAGAAGAAGGCAGAAGAGCTGAAGAAGCTGACCGATGTTGCTGTGCGGATGTCTGAAGAGCAGTTGGCAGAGCTTCGTGCAGACATCAAG CATTTCGTCAGCGAGAGGAAGTATGATGAGGAAATGGGCCGTGCTGCAAGGTTCACAGCTGATCTTGAGACTCTGAAGAAAAGCGTGGAGTCCTTTGGACAAG TGTCCCATCCAAAGAACAATTATTCTGCCCGCTCTCGGTGTTGCTCCTTAACTAGTCCCAGTGATGCCTCCGCTCCGTCCACCCCAGTCTTGTCTTCTGCTCCCAGCCTTACATCTACCAATCGAAAGCCTACAGCCACAGGAGACTCTGCTCCCAGTCATAATGTTACAAGGCAGAACCAACCACCCAGACAG GGGTATCAAATGAATAAAAGGCAAGGGCAGGGCTACCGACCTCAGGGCCCACGGCAAAACTACAACACTAACAATGCAAGATATGATAATGCTAATCGCAACCGGAACAGCTCCTGGTACCATTCTAACCCTCGAAACCAAGGCTATCCACAGACGCAACGTCCACCCAGTGACCGGATATCTACTACCCATCCCTCTGGAACCAATGGACCTGCTGCCACTCCCGAGTCCGTCCAAATAGGGGTCTTGGATCCTGAAAACAAAGCTCTACCGCAGCGTAAACCGCGAGCGAACCCTGCATCAGCTTCCTGA